The sequence CTTCCGCAAGAAGCTCAAAGGAACATGTTCAAGAAAAGAAGTAATTCTCAGGTTATGCAATTGCTAGGTTATTCTTGTCGGTTTTTTCCCCCTAGTGTTTTGATTGTTCTTTTTAATTCGTAAAATTGACACTGAAATATAATATCAGGGCGTTAAAATATCTCTCTGTAGCACAACTGTTCCCCGAGGCAGGAATCCAGATCGCATTTGGAGAAAAGAAGGCAGCCCTTTAACAGCCCAGTTAAAAGCTCTTTCCCAAATCGCGGACACTCGAGATGCTCCTCGGGCCATCTAAAAGACTGCGGAGCAGCCAGGAGGGCGAGCGGCAGGGAGCATTAGCTGGCTGAGCACATAAAAGCCTCCCTACGTAGGTATCCCCGCCGCCGCGCGAGGCCGGAGCATCTCTTCGCGCGCGCTTCTCTCCCGGATCAATAACCTCCGCCCCCTGCTCCCTCCCTGGCAGTGCCTGGAACAATGACGGGATTTTGCTTCCCAGTGAGTTCAAAACTATTCATGCTTCCTTCAACGCTTCTACCTTTCCCTTCCACCCACCCTCAAAAACACGTGTGCAAACACAAAAAAAAAGGGGATTCGGGTAAGAGAAAGCCGTGGGATTTATGTTCTTTTCACTAAGAAAGGCCCCCACACCCTTTGCGCGCCAGCAAGAGACAACGTCCCCGAGCACGATGCTTATGGCCGGGAAAGACTCTTTGTGTCCCAAGACGGCTGCGCGCGCCCTCAAGCTCCGGACGAAGCCCCCTTTCCATTCCCAGGCCACACAGCCCTAGAAGcaccgccccgccccgccgccctTAGAATTAAGGAATAACCCCAGTGCTAACGGGGGAGCCGCGTCGGCTCCGTAACGTGGAAGGCTCAGAGCTGAAAGGCGCCCAAGGCCTGCACGCGGGCTGCGAGCCCGACTCCTGCCGAGGGGGTCCGCGTGGCAACGGCTCCCGCGCCCCCCGGCCCGCCGCACTCACAAGGTGTCTAGCAGGAGCTTGGCGGCACCCTCGGAGGTAAGCTTCTGCCGCTTCTGGAACGTCTCCCAGCGCTCCCGCTGCTCGCCCAGGTCCAGGTTGGACGCCGAGGACGTCGGGGTCGCGGGagtcggcggcggcggcggcggtggcgggaGCAACGCCAGCTCAGGCGGCGGCGGCTCCCCCGGGCCCTCCTCCTGGGCCCGCGGCGACGAGCGCCTCAGCCGCGGCTTCTCCGACGGCGGCTTCTCCACCGCCTGGCTCTTGCTCCCGGCCTGGCTAGCGGAGCGCCGTGTGCGGGTGGCGCTGGGTGCCAAGGCAGCGGCCGCGGAGGCCGCGGGGGCCGCGGAGGCCCCGGACCGCTTCTGCCCGCGCAGCTTGGCGGCCGCAGAGCTCCTCGATCGCCGCATGGCTCCCGCAGCCTGGCGCGCAGGCCTCGCAGCGCGGCGCGCCCCCGCCGGCCTGCGCGCGCCCCCGCCGCCCGCCAGTCTTCAGGCCCAGGGGGCGCTGCGCCCGGCTGCCCCGCTCCGCCAGCCGCGCCCCGCAGCGCGGCGCCTGCCCGCAGGAGGGAGACCCGGCCCGCCCGGCCGCTGGGACGCACCTGCCTGTTCAGTCCCGCAGGCAGAGGGGCTGCGCCTGGGCCTACGCTCGCGATACCCAGAATCCACTCGCACCTGCGAAGGCGCCCCTGCCCTGTGTGAATCCAGCGGGCTCTTCGTACCTTCCCGACCTGGAGGGGCCTGGGTTGGGCCTGAATTCGCAGGCTCATCCGAGCGGGCAGCCTGGGGTAACTTCGTCTCCAAAAACGAGCTAATTTGTGTAAACGGCCTGCCACCTGCTACCTCCTGTGTAACAGCGGCCGAAACCATAGTTCTTCACCTTCGTCTTTTCTGTCACATTATAGAACAGTGTCATGAGGATACCAATAGTCAACAGATTTGgggtttca comes from Homo sapiens chromosome 17, GRCh38.p14 Primary Assembly and encodes:
- the CENPV gene encoding centromere protein V, translated to MRRSRSSAAAKLRGQKRSGASAAPAASAAAALAPSATRTRRSASQAGSKSQAVEKPPSEKPRLRRSSPRAQEEGPGEPPPPELALLPPPPPPPPTPATPTSSASNLDLGEQRERWETFQKRQKLTSEGAAKLLLDTFEYQGLVKHTGGCHCGAVRFEVWASADLHIFDCNCSICKKKQNRHFIVPASRFKLLKGAEHITTYTFNTHKAQHTFCKRCGVQSFYTPRSNPGGFGIAPHCLDEGTVRSMVTEEFNGSDWEKAMKEHKTIKNMSKE